ACTCTTAAGGGGGTGATGCCCACTCCTAAGGGGGTGATGCCTACTCCTAGGGGGTGATGCCCACTCCTAGGGGGTGATGCCCACTCCTAAGGGGGTGATGCCCACCACCAACTTCTCCTTTTTGCTCCCCCCAGGGAAACTCTACAGCGACCTCGGGCTCAGCTATTCCCAGCTCCACATcttctccctggctgctgagagCTTCCACAAAGCtcttgccctctgcagcagcccccggGGGGACCGGCGCcgggaggctgccctgctgcagaaccTGGGCGCCGCCCACAACGCCCTGGGCAGCTTTGGCACCGCCCTGGGCTGGCACCGGCGAGCGGTGGCACTGCAGGGTGGGTCCTGAAGGTCACCTCCTTTGCTTCTTGGCTGCCTTGGGCGAGTTGGTGGAGGATTGGAGCTCTGTGTTTCGGCTTCCAGGCGCTTTAGGGAACaggagggcacaggggcagtgcTTTGGGAACCTGGCAtatgcctgctgccagctggggaacCATGAAGGGGCTGCCCAGAACTACCTCCATGCCCTGCAAGCCTTCCAGGACAcaggtgagcagcagaggagcagaagggtTGGGGAAGACCTCTGgggtcatcaggtccaacctccaaggtgagcagcagaggagcagaagggtTGGGGAAGACCTCTGgggtcatcaggtccaacctccaAGGGGCAgatcagccctgggctgggggctccacaGCATCTGGATGCTGAGAGGAGACAGAGTCATGGAGTGGGTTGGGGAAGGCCTTTGAGGTGATGAAGTCtaaccctgccccagccctgccccagggcatcaccaccccatggccctcagcaccacagctccagggcttggagaccccctccagggatggagactccaccacagccctgggcagcctgaagcAGGCTTGGCCAAGCCTccaggggcagaaattgttcctcatggccaagctgaacctctcctggggcaacttgaggccatttttcctcttgtcctgtcccctgggaggtgccagggacctcagctgctgcctttctcctcCCAGGGGACGTGGAGGGGCAGTGGCAGgcgtgtgaggggctgggggcagcctgctgccGGCTGGGAGACCCCCAGAAAGCCATTGGGCACTACAAGGAGGCTCTGACTTTGCTTTCCCAATGCCAGGTGAGTTCCTCCAAGGGGGCAACCCTGTGGGCagagcctctcctgctcccccttccccccccccccccccaagccaccCTCTGTGggctctctctcctctgcagggcacccccagggctgcccggGACAGGGTGGTGCAGAAGCTGACCGATGCCATCGggcaccagctctgcctccaaGGCCATTACTGCCAGCAGGgtggctgggtgccagccccagccctggtgagCCTGGGTTGGCATGGGggtggctgggggagggggctggggaccgGTGCCCCAGGTGTGGTCGGAGGTGCCCATGTTGATGCCAGGTGTCcatcccagcagggctctggctccACTCTGCCTCGTGGCActgggagaaggctgcaggagagccaaGTGTGAGTAGGGAgcatggcagcagggaaggggttggggtgtgggggaagggggggaaaggacctTCTGAAGCTCATCCAtccagggccagctctgggtgcaaggtcccagcctggagctggcagcagatggggagctggggagtggctccaggtgggatctggGGTTTGGGAGGTGATGCAGCAGGGGAGAtgttctccaccacctccacctgaGCCAAACCTCTGCtttgctcccagcccccagctgcccccagccccactcggccacgctgccctccagccacgtGAGTACCGAGCCCAccccagggacctggggggaggttgggctggaggaggctgaggggagaccttctgggcctctacagctccctgagaggaggctggagccaggggagggttgggctcttgtgCCAAGGACCAagggaacaggacaaggggaggtggcctcaggttgtcccaggggaggctgaggctgggcagcagaagaaacttctccactgggaagggttctcagaccctggcccaggctgcccagggagggagggagggaggctgagtCCCCcccccctggaggggttccaaagctgcagagctgtggtgctgagggccagggctgagccccagccttggcagggttGGAGAATGGTTGGGGTGGGAGAGCCTCAagagctttcccaacccaaactcttCCATGAGTCCCTGGAGCCCCAAGGGCTGAGGTCCTCTCGCTGTGCTTCACCCCAGGGCGTCCTGACCCCCAGACCCTCCGGCCCAGGCCCCCCAAGGGGTAggtgatgaagaggaggagtgggcaagggaggggaggggactcCAGGGCGGTCCCCCATGGGGAgggtccagggatggagaccccCAAGCAGGGCTTGGGTCACTCTcagcccagctgtgtccccaagCCCCACATCAGAGGGGATTTGCTCTTTGGCCCCTTGTAGCccaccccagggcagcagaTCTAAGGGGGGGgtgtgagggggtgggggtgttggaTGAGATGCATGAaacccaccccctgccccccatcctGCACCCCACtgagtgccccctgccccccacagcccctctgtgccccccagctccagcgATGACCCTGCCAGCCGCCAGCCCCCGCGGAGCCAGGAGCCTcgcagcaggggcaggaccctgtccctcatctgcagcctcctgtgacAGTGGAGGACCCCCAGGAGAAGGCTTCCcacggggggagggggaggggggaggtggggaaccagcagcacaggcagagaggaggatccctcagggCTCCACGGTGGGACCATTGCTGCTTCAGCTCTCATCGGTGGCAcccaggcagcctcagcagctggcacccagctggcagccacccagaggcacctgggcaggctggagaggggagcACCCATggggacctcaggaggttcaaccagccccagggcaatgccctgggcacagcctgggcaggaagggctggagaggagctggctccgagtgctgccagcccagccccagctgtgccctggagctggtgcccagcagcagtgtgggcagcaggggcagggaggggattgtgcccctctgctgtgccctgctgagagccctgcagggctgggggcagctctggaggcctcagcacaggcagggagctgggggagaggggcagaggaggtcacagcagggctggggcagggctgggagggttcagcctggaggagagaaggctgcagggagacctcctggagagctcccagagctgagcagagagctggggacagaggttggagcagggcaggcccaggggagatggtttggaagtgccagaggggagagggagagggcagaggaggagcaattggtgctgctgaggctgggcagagcctggcccaggctgcccagggggggttgggagctgcccccagggctgcccccagcccagctcagctttgcttggggctctggctggggctgtccctgttGGCTGCCGGGGGTGGCACTGGAGGGGCTTTAGGGGTCCCTGCAGTGACCACCCCCTCGCCTCCCCCGGGGCAGGGCGCTCGGAGCCCGTCCCCGGTGCTTTTCCATTCTCCTTTCCGTGCCGGCCCCGGGGACGGACGGATGCCAGCTGCCGGGGGGGGCACTGCCGGAGCCGGGGGGGTGCCgttgttggggggaggggggagggggggggcggCAGCTCCCCGTGAGGACTCCGCCCCGGGGGCGGCTCCGCGCCTGCTCCGTGCCTGAGCGCCCTCCGGTTCCCTCCCGAGCCTGGTACCGAGCCCGGTGCCCACCGCATGCCAGTCCCGCGGgcgctgctgggcttggggctgctggtagCGGCCGGAGGGGTTCGAGGGGGCGGACGCTGCTGGAGCcgcagccggggctggggctgggagcggAGCTGGGAACGGAACCGGGAGCGCTGCGGCCCCCGCGGCCCCCACCGAGCCATGCACGGAACCGGCGCCGGGCTCCGCTTCCTGGGGTACGGCTGGGGGGCAGCACgcggagggcagcagggggggccGAGGGGTGCCTGGGGGTCCGGAGGGTGTGGCTGGGGGGGACGGGG
The Dryobates pubescens isolate bDryPub1 unplaced genomic scaffold, bDryPub1.pri scaffold_66_arrow_ctg1, whole genome shotgun sequence genome window above contains:
- the TTC24 gene encoding tetratricopeptide repeat protein 24, which translates into the protein MASQEAAEPGAQPAASPTPKKSQKKGKEKPEAAEGARGAAGPEAEIQELTRAGHRALALGEGREALGCFRKALLLSGATASPQLRRICAFNLGAAYVETGKPRKGLEFLLQCQPSEGDGREELQDLSFSLGAAQEGLQDFPKALQPFSQALGHDQVAQAGSRAGTQVQMGCCYLGMKDPARAAHCFLEAARSYREAASPEGTAVALSRASSSMLQSQRFGAAEILGVLAQCHSLCDSIPEPRLRGKLYSDLGLSYSQLHIFSLAAESFHKALALCSSPRGDRRREAALLQNLGAAHNALGSFGTALGWHRRAVALQGALGNRRAQGQCFGNLAYACCQLGNHEGAAQNYLHALQAFQDTGDVEGQWQACEGLGAACCRLGDPQKAIGHYKEALTLLSQCQGTPRAARDRVVQKLTDAIGHQLCLQGHYCQQGGWVPAPALGSGSTLPRGTGRRLQESQVSSDDPASRQPPRSQEPRSRGRTLSLICSLL